GCAGGACCGGTTCGATGGCGCTCACCTGATGTAAGATATCCTCAAATTCCTGCTCTTTTTCGATGACCATGGCCGAAACATTTAGCTGCCGACCCTGCTCAGAGGCCAACAGTTCAATTATTTTGTGCGTTGGCCAGCCACCCAGGGCATAAAACCGATCTTCGTCCAGTTCCAGGCCATGGCGATCCAGCGTGGAGGTCCAGGCCAAAAAATGCGGCGGCATCGTATCCGCTAAAGTGCCATCACAATCAAAAATAATCCCCTGAATGCCCCGTTCAGCAAGTTCTTGTTCCGTCATAAGTTGTGCGTTAAAAAGGAACCGTGTTGTAAAATATTGCTACCGCCCAATTATCCCTGGATCTAGGTCATGGCTCAAGGGTAAATTCCCCTGTCCCGGGGGGGGGCGTTTTATTTGTATTTTAGAATCAAGATTCTCCTGGTATTATAACCGCTTATGCATATTCCCGCCGAACTGATCGATTATGCGCATACCCTGGCTTGGCCCATCCAATGGGGCGATCAGGACCTGTATGGGCATGTCAATAACACGATTTACCTGCGTTGGTTTGAAAGCGGAAGGATTGGCTATTTAGAAAAGATTGGCTTTGACAAGCTGCTAGAACGGGAAAAAATTGGGCCGATATTAGCCGCGGTGCAATGCAATTTTAAACGGCAGTTGCGCTACCCGGATCAGGTATTAATTGGCTCGCGGGTCGCCCGGATTGGACGTACCAGTTTTACGATGGAGCACGTGATTTATAGCACCGCGTTGGGGTCCATCGCGGCTACGGGGGATTCGACCATTGTTGCATTTGATTACCAGCGGCAAATTCCCACGCCAGTTCCGGCGGAAATGCGGCGGGCGATGGAAGAGCTAGCGGGAAAAGCGCTATAATTTACCAAATTTGATGGAATCGATTTGTTCCGCCCCGCGATTTACCGTAGTATAAAGGTTGTCATTTATGGAAATCGAAATGTAGCGGAACTTACCAAAGTTCATTGGCTTGGTAGCGGAACTTACCAAAAGTTCTGATTTCACAGTAAAAAAAATTGCTGGTGAAAGAATTTTGTCGGCAAGGGAACTATCTTAGCGGCACTGCACACCCTGTTTTCGGGGAATTTGGCGATGAGTTCGGCGCTTCATGATTCTAGCCTGCAGTTTTTACCACCCAGCAATCGCCCGCCGCATCCCGCCACTGGCACAGGTGGCCCGCCTTCGACGTCGCTGTCCCCAAATAAGTCCAAGCTAAAGTCGGGGGAATTTTGGTTGGATGGGGAAGTGGTGGGCTGTGCTTGCCCCGAGTGCCGGGGACCGATGTCGATTCGCCTGTGGCTGATGTTGGCGGATTGCGCCATGTGCGGCGCCAGCTTGGAACTGACCCTTGAGCAAGAGCGTGAGATCCATCGCCTACTCGAACAATCCCAGCCACAGCTCGCTCCTCCGGTTTCCCCTCCTGCGACTCCTCCCGCGGCCAGGACCACCGCTCCCCAGCCAACCAAACCTCGTCCACCAAGTCCGCAGACACGTGCGGTTCCCTCGACTCAACCCGCAACGGCGCGCTCCGCGGCCAAAGTTTCGTCGGCAAAAATCCCGGCGCCGGCTCCCGCGGCACCAATTGCCAAAACCGTCCCTCCGCCACCCCGTTCCCCCGCGGTACCTCCTCCTCTAACGGTCGTAGCGCCATTAGTTTCTCCGCCGGTGGTTGCCGCTCCCCCTGTACAGCGTCAGCAAGCGCCTGCATCGCAGCAACAGCGACAGGGTACACGTCTCAGTACCGCCGCGCATCCGCGTCACTGGGATGAGGGGGATGAGCCGGGCCATTGGAACTGGGACAACTTAATCGCATTTTTGGCCAGCACGATTTTTCATATCATCCTAGTAATGCTGTTGGCGCTGTGGAACTGGACCGCTTCGGACGAAGAGCGTTCCCCGCGGACGCTCTTGGCGGCAACCTGGGGAACCGCTGAAAAGGAAGGGGATAAGCCTCAGCCGGAGCCAGAGGAAAATCGTCCCATTAATATCGATCCCGGCCCGGAGGAAACCCCCTTGCCGCCGGAGCCTCCTCCGCCAGAGGAACCCCCCAAACCCCCAGTGGAAAACATCCAACCCGCTCCCGAGCCCACCCCGGAGTTGCCGGAATTAAAAGTCGCCCAGGATGAGCAACTGCAGGATCAGCCCCCCACGCTGGACCAGCTCAAGACCGAGCTAGCAACGGTGGACGCCCCGCGCATGCACCAGGGGCGTGATCCCCGGGTGCGCTCCCAATTGGTCGAGCACGAGGGGGGAACAATCTTTACGGAGGCGGCCGTGGCCCAGGGATTGCGCTGGATTAGCCAGCACCAGGGAGAGGATGGGCACTGGAGTTTGGGGCATTTTTCCCAACACGGAGAATGCCGCGGGCGCTGTGATGGCCTGGGGCATGCGCATAGTAACACCGCCGCCACGGGGTTGGCGTTGTTGCCGTTTTTGGGGGCGGGACAGACGCACCGGACGGGAATTTATAAGGAACATGTCAAACGCGGCCTAGAGTGGTTGGTTGCCGCCCAAGAGTCCAATGGTGACCTGCGCGGCGAGGGTCTGCATAATATGTACGCCCACGGGATCGCGGCGTTGGCCCTGTGCGAGGCGTACTCCCTTACCAAGGAAGATTGGCTCAAGGTCCCCGCCCAAAAAGCGATCGACTTTATCGTCAGCGCGCAGGATAAACGGAGTAATAAAACCGCCGGCGGCTGGCGTTATGAACCCGGTCAGCCAGGAGACCTAAGCGTGGTCGGCTGGCAACTGATGGCGTTGCACAGCGCGCGGCACGCGGGTTTGCATGTCGAACCACAAACGCTCAAGCGAGCGGAAAAATTCATGAAATCGGTGGGGACCGGGGAATACGGGGGATTATTTTCATACATGCCTAAACAAGCCCCCACTTCCACGATGATCGCCGAAGGGCTCTTATGCATGCAGTATTTGGGATGGCCCAGCGATCATAAAGGCATGCAGGAAGGAATCGACCACATGCTGCACAATTTACCCAGCCCCGACCAACCTAATATTTATTATTGGTACTATGCCACGCAAGTAATGCATCATCTGGGGGGAGAACCCTGGGAAACCTGGAATGACGCCAACATGAAAACCTTGCTGATCCTGCAGGAAACCACCGGCCACGAAAGCGGTAGTTGGGCTCCCGCTGGCGGCAGCAAAGGGGGACATGACGTCCAACAAGGAGGGCGCTTGTATATGACCGCCCTGGCGGTGTGCACCCTGGAAGTTTATTACCGGCACTTGCCTCTTTACCGCACCATCAAGATTA
Above is a window of Pirellulales bacterium DNA encoding:
- a CDS encoding acyl-CoA thioesterase — encoded protein: MHIPAELIDYAHTLAWPIQWGDQDLYGHVNNTIYLRWFESGRIGYLEKIGFDKLLEREKIGPILAAVQCNFKRQLRYPDQVLIGSRVARIGRTSFTMEHVIYSTALGSIAATGDSTIVAFDYQRQIPTPVPAEMRRAMEELAGKAL
- a CDS encoding prenyltransferase/squalene oxidase repeat-containing protein — protein: MSSALHDSSLQFLPPSNRPPHPATGTGGPPSTSLSPNKSKLKSGEFWLDGEVVGCACPECRGPMSIRLWLMLADCAMCGASLELTLEQEREIHRLLEQSQPQLAPPVSPPATPPAARTTAPQPTKPRPPSPQTRAVPSTQPATARSAAKVSSAKIPAPAPAAPIAKTVPPPPRSPAVPPPLTVVAPLVSPPVVAAPPVQRQQAPASQQQRQGTRLSTAAHPRHWDEGDEPGHWNWDNLIAFLASTIFHIILVMLLALWNWTASDEERSPRTLLAATWGTAEKEGDKPQPEPEENRPINIDPGPEETPLPPEPPPPEEPPKPPVENIQPAPEPTPELPELKVAQDEQLQDQPPTLDQLKTELATVDAPRMHQGRDPRVRSQLVEHEGGTIFTEAAVAQGLRWISQHQGEDGHWSLGHFSQHGECRGRCDGLGHAHSNTAATGLALLPFLGAGQTHRTGIYKEHVKRGLEWLVAAQESNGDLRGEGLHNMYAHGIAALALCEAYSLTKEDWLKVPAQKAIDFIVSAQDKRSNKTAGGWRYEPGQPGDLSVVGWQLMALHSARHAGLHVEPQTLKRAEKFMKSVGTGEYGGLFSYMPKQAPTSTMIAEGLLCMQYLGWPSDHKGMQEGIDHMLHNLPSPDQPNIYYWYYATQVMHHLGGEPWETWNDANMKTLLILQETTGHESGSWAPAGGSKGGHDVQQGGRLYMTALAVCTLEVYYRHLPLYRTIKIK